Genomic window (Oryza sativa Japonica Group chromosome 3, ASM3414082v1):
ttatttagtacttttgttgcaatagaaaatGAGATATCGCCACAAAAATCTTGCTGTtgcaaaaaacatgttctatagccacaattttaatttttgtggcaatttACATAATACATGGtactttttacttttttttttgccacgatcaacaaattcgttgcaataaaaaaattgtcatcTCATAATTGaacttaattttttcatatggatacggattgagacaaattttatatggaaattgtagctctcgacgagatctataattttatagttgataacttttttatttgaaatcttttagatATTCAAATCTTAGTTAGGTAGGCTCAAATGGAACGATATGCATATTCCAACAGAATTGATGCGTAGATGAGTTGGTAAAGGAGATCATGCGTGAAGCATAAGTCTTGGGTTCGAATCCTAGCCAAGACATGGTATaaagaaataaatataaatagataggacgatagattaatatttgaacttttaatttggtatgtaaaactaatgccacatatggagtggtggcaataatttttattacaacgatgtcaagtgttgcaatatgattttttgCCATATCCATTCCGTGGcaacatctaaatttattaccactaaataaaaatcgttgaaataacctattaccacgctatttattaccacgGCTAGCAATGATTTTAAAATTGTGGCAACATGTATTTATTGCTACAATTTTAGTATTGATGCCACGATTTTTTTCGTGGcaacaaatgatttttctagtagtgtatcATGTACGGCTAGATTTTTCTCTCTATAATTCTGCCctccaacctatataaggtgcATATGAAGCCCTCCAAAAGCATAGCAAGATAAGCCGTAACATGATCGTCAAATCAATATAACACCCAAAGGATACAATCCTTAAATAAGAGTAGGGTCCTAACTCTTGTTAATAGGGTTTGAAACTGTCTAAACCCTTTCTCCCCATGCATCCATCTACTTTAGATCTCGTGCGTTACCCCCTTTATTATTACTGATTTCCAGAATCGATATGCACTAATTTTGTTCTCACTCCTCAAATTTCAATAAAATAGATTATATCGAAttgtaaaaatatttgaccaacACAGATATAACAAAATCCATGATCTTTAAAAATATTGAATCCACAGTTGATCTATACAGCAAAAAGCAAAATAGACAAATCCAGCGCACTACAAAAGGTATTGAAATGCATGTGTTTTAAGTGACAattgaaaaatatatgatttatcaaaaaatagcaatatctacaactcaacaaattagcaacatctataacatcaaattaatctatctattatatactaaaagtccattaaactctctacaaacgctctaaaaccaccacgtggcactcctacaaacgctgTCAAGTCGCCACATGGCATAGTCTAATCTCActgtcgattttcacttaaattggtggatccGTTATTTTACACTATTAGattaaattattaaatataataGCTTCCTCCTCTATGGACGATACAAACGGTACCACTGTTCCCCCTGCGTACGTACGTAAGATTGATAACAAAACAATAGTTTTACCTATTATTGCTGGAAGGAAAGCACGGAGATATAAAAAGACAGTAAAAATACAAACGTCCGTGCTATTGTCGGGGAAAAAAATGACGGTTTCTATAATAGGATTTttctacaatatatatatatatatataaagatctTACCTACTGTTGCGGAAGGAAAGCAAAGAGATAAAAAATACAAAGCCAAGAAAAACATACGTCTGTGGTACTATCGGGAAAAAAATGGTGGtctttaaaaaatgatttttctacaatataaagataaaatatattatttgataAATATAACTATGTATTTAAACTAAaatctataataaaaatatataatatccaATCGTTAAaccatattatatattttttattaaaaaaacttgcgTCCGTGGTATCGTCGGAGAAAAAATTGATGGTCTTTATAATAGGATTTTTTACAATATAATGATCTTACCTACAGTTGACGGAAGGAAAGGAAAGCACGTAGATAAAAAAGacaaagccaaaagaaacatATGTAAGTGGTACCGTCgggaaaaaaattaacggtCCTTAAAATAGTATTTTTCTACTATATAAAGGTAAATTCGATTACttcgtgatttttttaaatgtgcTAAAATATTCAAGCAACCTAAATGATATTTCATGTATCACCATCTAATTGACTTTAGAAGGTGCTTAATGTAGTTTTAGTAACATGTTGTTCTGGTCTTCTACGCATTCTAGGTATCTCCGTTTTTTTGCATTTACCATTCAAAAGGTGAATCATCTCTATATATGAACATTAATCGtctttgaatatatttttgttatacacacacacatgaaGGATTAAATTTGGAGTCCATTTATATTTTACGATATAACAAGACATGGAAATAGGACTAATTAAGCTTGACAAAAAAATGTGATCACCACTACGATGAATCACAAGGCAATCTTCATAGGTGCAATGACCACATCTCAACACGGTGACTAGGAGCCGCATGAAAACCGTATGGCGGAGGAAAAGGAACAATGAGTTTAGCTAGGACTTACTATTGACGTTTTAGATCATGACCATGGTATTTGCATgatatggggatcgttggtaccagggtatatacgagattgaagtaaaagagacggagataaggatttttatacaggtccGGGCCCCTTCATGGAAGGTAACAACCCTACTCATGTTGGCCGAAGCCagtgttgctcttattcatcagaaTCACACAAGTATAATAATTGGGATGGCTTATCTAATCGTCGTCGATTTGGCGGCATGAGCACCAATACGTAGTCGACGACGGGGTAATCTTCCTTCTTGAAGTACTTGCGGAGATCAAAAATAGCGCTATATCCCTCTTGACAGCCTTCGATGGCACCAGATTAGTTATGTCTAGGttaatctctgatgtcgatatttGGTGGCGTGTATTGGTTTGTTTTGACTTGTCTTGGTTTGTGTCCCCCCTCTCCttctagggggtcttgtatttatagccAAAGATGCCCCCTGTCCAAATAGAACTAgagagaccaatatggatacaatccgagtagtccttatagTGTCCATGTAGAACTCCTTTTGTCCTTCCTTATCTgaaactccttctatatacgaggtatgattcTATATAAGACTTGGCATTATGGTGGGACCGCCGAGCTgagtcgattactattgggtatgtgttATCCATAACTCTGACACTTACGTTTTCACCAACGAGGCCCAAAGCATtcaatgaaaaaggaaaaagaaacacCTTGCTTTCAATTTAATAAGCATCTTTGGTCTAGCTCCTttttagatgatgatgatgataatagATAATTGcttatataaattaattaaatactatAGTAGTATATAGCTTAGAGAAATTATCAATGTGATGCTAACAAAGAATATTTGTTGAGAAAACATACTTTCAAAATATAGCAGAGGCTATCTGATGAATATGATCCATTTTCAAATGCAGCCCAAGAtgcatgcccgcgcgaatgcgcaggctaccttcctagttttattaaatgtaacattgaatatatttttaataatatgtttgttttgtattgaaatattactatatttttttataaatttggtcaaacttaataaagtttgattaagaaaaaacaaacaatttataatatgaaacagagagagtatcaTTTATTATGCTTATAAAAGTTAATTATAAAGTAGCCAAGGGaaataaaaagataaacccAACCGGTTACAGACGGTAATCGGGATGGTTTTAAAATTATAGATTAGAAAACAAATTTGTCATGTAGAAACTGGCAGTAGTAATGAGTTTTACACATGGTCCTTGAAAACCTCGACCACAAGCACTGCTTCAACTGTTTCAACTTCATAGTAATTTTAAGTATAATTATGGGTTTTGTGTCCAAAATTTAATCgttcaatttatttaaaaaatttataaaaaaaattagaaaaacaattaaagtaataatcataaaaagtttcaaataaaaaaaaaaggtccgtCAAACATTGAACACTGCACTTGAAATGTGCGAGAGGGGGCACGTGAAGCAGCATATCCTCCAACATATTCTCCTCCCAACGCCAACgccaacgccacgccgagcCTCGCGCCGCTCTTATATTACGGCGCGCCGCGCTCACCTCGCCGGTAGATTGGATATTACAGCAGCCCAACTCCGACCAACTTAATTTCCACCggccgtcgaggaggaggaggcggccatgAAGTTCGGGAAGCGGCTGAAGAGGCAGATCGAGGAGAGCCTGCCGGAGTGGCGCGACCATTTCCTCAACTACAAGGAGCTCAAGCGCCGCCTCAACGCCGTCTCCTCCCCCGACCCCGCCGCCGAGGCCCGCTTCCTCGCCCTCCTCCACGCCGAGGTCGACAAGTTCAACGCCTTCTTCCTCGAGCAGGAGGAGGACTTCGTCATCAGGCAGCGGGTACACAATAAATACTTCAATTAATTTGCTCCTCCCTCCTCGCGTCGATCGGTCGGCCATGGAAATGAGTGATATGTGTATGGGTGCAGGAGCTGCAGGAGAGGatccagtcgtcgtcgtcggcggcggcggagatggaggggcGGGTGCGGAGGGAGGTGGTGGACCTGCACGGGGAGATGGTGCTGCTGCTCAACTACAGCAGCATCAACTACACGGGGCTCGCCAAGATCCTCAAGAAGTACGACAAGCGCACCGGCGGCGTGCTCCGCCTCCCCGTCATCGCCGGCGTCCTCCGCCAGCCCTTCTACGCCACCGACCTCCTCTCCAGCCTCGTCAGGGACTGCGAGGCCATCATGGACGCCgtcttcccctccctcccctccccctccgccgccgccgccgccgccgcccgcgccgccgccgagcaggcCATCTTCCGCAACACCGTCGCCGCCCTGCTCACCATGCAGGAGGTCCGCAGCGGCAGCTCCACCTACGGCCACTTCTCCCTCCCGCCGATGACCCCGCTGCCCGACTCCGACTGGCTCATCCAGTccgtccagccgccgccgccgccgccgccgtcgtcgccgctcatcATCCCCACGTAGTCATCTCACGGCAAATGCCACATATTGCGACGAGCTGCAacattgtcaaattttttttcttcttttggcAGCAAATTGAAATCGAAATCGAAAAGAACAGACATGTAATTACAAATCTGTAATGTTGTctttctctttttgtttttttggtgtGTGTTTTTATCATAGTTTCTCTAACTAATAGGAGTAGTAAATAATGTAACGAATGAGATCAATACCAATGGTTCTTGATGGCCATAACTAAGAAATACTAGTATTAGTACTAGATTGCACATCACAGGTGCTCAATTTTCTCTCTCGTGGATTCACGTGTTTATTATGCTTCCCAGTAGTAGCCTTATAGCAagacttttatttttatttttttactgtcGAAAGAATGATCATAATTTGCTACTGGGTGTATTAACTTTTCACATTTTAAGGATTAGGTGATACTGACCTGTGCATCCGTACTTTaagcaaaaaaaaggaaaaggcttTACGCCGAATTTGGGTTACATCTTAACAAATTTGTCATGAAATGTACCCCTACAGAAATGGACTTAAAATTTTCAGTGTAAAAGTTTGATTAGACATAAGTAaggaaaatgtaaaaaaaatcattacatGTCCCACACTGTTCTGAATCCTAAGATTTCCCGATTACCGcaagaatttaaatttaaatgtgATTTGCCAATGTAATCTAGCTTGTTGCCCTCTTGATCCCTGAACGAGGAAGTACATCAACTGTAAAGGACAGTATGCCTTTGTAAGCAGAATCCACATACTTTCAAAAGagaaaattcaaatgtggctcTTGACGAGTCAAAGGCCAGCAGCAACAAGAACAGCACACAGCAAGACGGCATACTGACAGATCGATGCAATGCTGAACAGAATCATTGACGTTTATTGTTAAAAAAGTGATTGCACTGTTCCAGATAAGTCAACTCATCATTCAAAACTCTCATCAGTTCTGTGACTAATGCTTGATGACAATTCGAGGTGCAATAACCAATTCGACAGCCAGTGTTTGCCTGGTGAAATTTTATCCAAGGTTTATGAAAAGTTTTGCAGGGTGATTCTTACAAGGGAACGAATATACTGCGGTGAACCGCTGCTCGCACGACATCAGGTTTGAACCGAAGAACAATTATGCAGAAGtagtagatttttttaaaaaacttttgaaGCATAAGAATTCCGGTCTTCTAAGATACATATATACCGGCGCCTTTTTCGTGTTCTTGTTTGGAAGATGACAAGAATATTCTTTCAGAGCAATGGACTTTGTCAGCAGATGACTGGAAGGTCAAGTTGTTCGTTGGTGCTCTAGAAATGAACCCCGGATATTCCTTCCGAAATGCCAAAACTGCAGCACTGAATGCGAACGGACTCCATAAGATCACATTATGCAAAGATTTAAAGTAGTCCAAGTCTGTTAATGTGGAGAAAGGGACTGATTAGTGTAAACAAATGACCACACAGCCTGTCGGCTGTCGATGAATGAAACTTGGGGAACTAGAAGAAGTCTTCGGTTTTCAGAGACTATTTGGGTGGCTATTGTTTACTCCAGAGAATCAGGCAAGAACTGAAAAAATGATTCTAATTCACGTTGTAAATTTCCCTTTCCATTTCACCTacttcaaaaaaatttgaagaGAAAATGGACATGTTAGAGCTTTCCATACATGAATTTGTGGTCTTTGTCAGTGTGATcaggtggtcacatcatttcagaTATTTGAGCTTTACATTCCTGTGATCAGTTTTCAGGTTGGCAGGTTacttatatatgttaatgatggAGGGCAAGAAGAAGATATTCGGCAACTTGTTTCTGATTGCCTAGCTAGGTTTTAATATTGATCAGAAAATCCTCTTGTGTTCTGAAATTTTAATGAACTCATGGTAATGACTTTTTGGGCGAAACAATGACCCCAAATCTCTAGATTATCACATAAAACTATTTTATGCAACTACCAATCACGTTCCATCAGGATGGCACCACTTTAATTAGTActaatataagtatatataacTAGCAATCACATAGCCTGGGCATCAACAGGGACAGCAGGCACAGCATATCCCTGTGTTTATTCCGATATGCTAACCTTTTCGCTGCAAATCCCAGCACTCAGACGATGCAAAGGTGATCGATCGTGGCATTAACTTATTATTACCCGTCATCTTATCCTGCTCTCTGCTCCTTTGTAAAAGCAGGCAGATCAATAGAAACACATGCTGCTGCGACGACGTATAGAATCAACTGTTCTTGCTCCACTACTTGTCCAGGTGACCAATCTGCAGGAAGCATTTTTGCCAAAGTTTAAGTGACTAATCTTATCCAAGCACCGtacaagaaaaacaaacaaaaaacagGAGGAGAAAGAAGGAAGCAACTCACAACGTAACATCTGAACATTACCACCTGTTCAGATATATGCTATGCTACgtggtactactactactagcttaTATATTTTAGCAGTGGCGATCATGGATTGGGCAGTACTGGTCGAATCCCTGAAGAGCATGAGCATCAGAGCTATGATAAATAGGATATGCGGTTGTTGATGGTAGCGGTGGTGCTTTCATGATTGGAGGCATGAGCCTTTGTTGTTGTTCACCTTTGTTCTTGTACTTTCCATTATTCAGGAGATTTGGCCAAATGCAGGGGATGCAGTTTTGGTTCAAAATTTCGGACCTCTCCTGGGGCACAAAACTATCTCgttcgaaatttaatttttttgtgaatttagaAGATAAATGTTTAAATTCTCCTGTCTgtcttttttctctcctttaaCTTTAAGACGATAtgtgtttcagactttcagtatgAACTTTGAACAAAAACTGCTTTGGATCTTTGCAAAATCGTTGCCATCGACACGCTTGGGTAGATGATGCCTGGTTGCTTGATCCCTTCTCCTTTTCTGTTCACTTGTTCAGTATGCTAAACTGCACACTTCTGACTTGGAACATCTGGAAGGTCACCCGATGCTGAAATTGCAGGGCTTATATTTCGTAAAGCCTATATAAGCTAGGTTATTCCTGCTGCCACTTAACATTCGTAGGTAGCATACTCTACCTAAAAATCGATCACTGCAGAGCCCTGAATTCCTGATGATCACATCACTTTTCAGTTATTCTCTCTTATCCTGagctcatcgtcgtcgtcatcatcgctGCACTTTCAGCATTTGCACAAGAGATTCGATCGGTTCTGAGTTGCAGGCAGCTTGAGCACCATGAAGTCCTGTCTCGAAAATATTGGTCGAAAGTGTTAAGTATCCGATACAAAGTGTGCAAGTGGTGTGTTTGTTTAGCACAACGCAACAAATGGAAAATTTTGCTTTTTCCTAACCAAACTTGAACAATCAAGTTAAGTGGTACATGTGATCTCATTCTTCTACATAAATTCTTTATTTGTCCATTAGAATTAAGTTTATCATTTATTTGTCCAATATGCATCAAAAGACCGttttaatacatttttttttctctccgtCCATGTTCTTTTACCACCTTAGCCACATGGCCCATATACTACAACCGccgtttcatgttataagtcgttttgattttttttctaatcaaacttctttaaaattgactaaggccccctttgattcaaaggaaattcataggaattttggaggattttattcctataggattttttcctatatggtcctttgaatcaaaggaatggatcttatggaatcctatgaaattcctatggattgcctaatgccatgcaagttttggaggaattctaacatgaggtaaaacctcttggaaactttcctttgagtctttatctctcctctaattcttgtgttttttcctgcggtccaatcaaacaaccatttctgtgtttttcctgtattttgcaatcctctgttttacacttacattcctatcaaaatcctgcgtttttcctattcctatgttttctcattcctgcgatttaaaggggccctaagtttatagaaaaatgtaaTAGCATTTCCAGCACACAAAAACatgttatcaaaatatattcgatgttagatttaataaaactaatttggcattttagatgttgctaaattttctatagtcaaacctaaagaagtttgagtaaaaaaaagtcaaagcgacttataatataaaatggaagatgtactatatattatattatattgttaTCTTGTATCCTATCTCATCTAGTTGGGACTGCCCCCATCTGTTCCTCTGTCACCAGGGCATTTGTTCATTGCATCCTCCTTAGGCCCCGTTCGATCTCCCATTTAGGAGAGAGATTTTTGttgcacgcaaaacgagaaacctcattagcacatgattaattaaatattaactattataaatttgaaaaatagatttatttgtttttttaacaacttctataaaaaacttttatttaaaaatgcaccatttaaccgtttgaaaagcatgctaaCGGAAAACGAATAAGTTAAAGTTTGGAAGAATGCCAAGAAGAATGGCGAGGGAGAAGATAACATATGAGGCTAAGATAGACATTTCTCTTGAAAACAATTATGTGAAAATGAAATGAAAGGGACAAAATAAGGAATAAAAGTTGAGAGGAAGCAATAGGAGTAATCGCATTGATCAACTCTTAGAGCATCTTCAGCCAACCCCATATCCCCTCACCTATAGCAAAATTTTACACACCCCTCCAACCTATCTCTCCTATCACACCCTCTGAATCGAGGGAACTTTCCCAGCTCCATCCTCCCTATTTGTTAGGAGTCCAACCCCCTGCCATGTGGCAAAGTTTCATAGAGGCAAACCTTGGTTATGGCCCCCAACTTTGGAAAATTACATTGAAGTCCCTCAGGCCCAGTTCTTTTTCTCTACTCCAAactagggctgtcaacgagccggGCTCGAGCGAGCTCGTCAGCCTAGGCTCGAGctgagctcgagccgagcctgtcggaaagctcgagctcgactaccgagcttgatttttaagtaaaaaatatatatttcaaaggtaatctttaaaaaaataattaatttctagtttatcatattaatagaagaggaaaaaagaataaaataaatatattatgtcAATATAAGAcatacaaataacatatttgatctcctaatttattaaataacaataaaaatgatatattactaggctcgttagaagctcgagctcggctcgacaaaGCTTGTGAGCTTAGGGAGAGGCTCGGGCTCAGCTCGtctggagctcgagccgagctcgagcagctcgcaagcctcgagcttttttgacagtCCTATTCCAAACTTCAACTTCCTCATTTTCCGTTAACAcgctttttaaattgttaaattgtgcattttagaaaaaacaaattctatatagaagttatttaaaaaaatcaagtaaatctatttttaattttataatagttaatacttaattaatcatgtggtaATGAGTTTTCTCGTTTTGCATGCACTGAAAATTTCCCTCCAAACCATGGAATCGAACGGAGCCTAAGTCTCT
Coding sequences:
- the LOC4333078 gene encoding sPX domain-containing protein 5; the protein is MKFGKRLKRQIEESLPEWRDHFLNYKELKRRLNAVSSPDPAAEARFLALLHAEVDKFNAFFLEQEEDFVIRQRELQERIQSSSSAAAEMEGRVRREVVDLHGEMVLLLNYSSINYTGLAKILKKYDKRTGGVLRLPVIAGVLRQPFYATDLLSSLVRDCEAIMDAVFPSLPSPSAAAAAAARAAAEQAIFRNTVAALLTMQEVRSGSSTYGHFSLPPMTPLPDSDWLIQSVQPPPPPPPSSPLIIPT